The genomic DNA atggttaacatgtggatttatatttttagtctgtgattttacaagatattacatgtaatttaacaaaatagggaaaatatgtaaaatgataGCAAATCTcaattaaaattagttttaaaaacatttttcacattgacattttaaaatcaaaattgtgataatgtctgtttttcagCGTTTACACACATTTTCCTAATCCTACGATTTGAACAAAGCTTGTAATTTACTGAAAATAGCTGTCAACTAAAAGTTAATGCCCAAAATATTTGACAGTAACTTCATGTAGCGATTGACTGTTCTGCAAAATCTGCAATATTTGCATTATAAAGAGATTTAAATCTAGAAGATGACGTCCCTCTGACCTATGTTCCTTCTTACCTGCGAAGAAGGTCATGAGCATAGCAACCCAGCCCAGTATGTAGGACCAGGAGAAGCGCCAGTCACCAAAACGCCTTCCCAAGAAGTTGACAGTCACTCCAGTGTAGATGGCCATACCCAGCAGAACAAAGAAAGCTgagggggagagggagaggttTGTGTCACTGACACTAAGTGGATGTTTATGTACTTGTCAAGTGAAAAGGAAGTCAACTCACTGGAGACAAAGAACATGATTCCTGCTGCAAAGGAGCGGTTGAACCTTTCAAAGGAGGAAAAGTGTGAAAAGGACATGATGCCAGCGATGATGCCGGCGAAGCACGACATCCCTGAGAGGATCATGAAGGCCCTGGTGGCATTCCAATAAGCTGTAAGAAAACAGGAAGGAATcagaaacacaataaacactCTGTCACTAACAGAGCTTTAAGTTACACTGACAGGAGTACTGGGATGATTTTCGCTTTTCAAGTTTTCTGTTTATCTCTTTTCTGCTTGCATTAGAAAACCTGATTTTAACACACCTTAATATTTTGCCACTGCTCAAGCAAATTAGCTATTTAGCCCTTCAACTGTACAGAAACACACTTCTGCATGATCTTTTTCTACCCCACAGGGTCTGACAGCCACATGCGGATGTCTTACCGATGCTGTCGGTCTGCATGTAGCACTTGTTGGACATGCAGTACCTCCAGAGACCCTGGTGGGCATAGTTTCCAGAGAGACGGTACTGCATCCAGTAATCTGTGGCTGTGGAGACCACTAGCAGGATGTTACCCACAATGGCACAGAACAGGCCCCCTCCCATGAAGCTGTACATCTTGAGCTGATATAAGGGGGCAGCTGCAGAGTAACTGGGAAAAAGAGTGGAAGTTAGGCATGTTGCCAATGTTGTAGAGACGCTCATGCACAGACTCGCAATATATCCAGTCacatttgacacatttttgtcatgaagCAGCTTAAAAACGTACAGCCAATGTGACATAAAAGAACTACAAAAAGCATTCTGATAGTGAGTTAAATTTGACAGCACAGACTGACCCTTGTTTAAAAACCACACATGATGCCACAACAACTGGAGAGACTCAAAATATTCTTCTGTATATGAACCCGTAATTTGTAGCTACTTCAACATTTTGCAGATTTCATTGGTAATCCACacgttttttaatttaatgaccAAGCTGCATGGTTATCTACTGCTTTCCCATAAAGCAAATTTACCTCTTTGATACTGGAAACATCCCAATTAGTTGAAGTGTTAATCAGAACAGAAGCTATTCTTTATGATGTTGTTCTCTTTCCAAATCCTCATGTCACACTGGTGTTTGTTCAGCAGTGATGGAGGTTTATCTGATTCTGCCAGCCTAAATCCACTCACAGCTGTCATAAATGTAAATGCTGTAAATACGCGCTGAAACAGCGACAGTGAAATGTGATGCCTTACCTTGTTTCTGGAAATGCACCTTCTCGACTGCCCACCTTCCGGAGGAAAAGACAGAATCGGGCGGaggggaaaagagagagagggctGTGGCTCAATTAGAGGGAGCGAGAGAGTCACACACAATACTCACCCAAAAGGTTGTCCCCTAGGTTTTTTTGTTGATGAAAGCAAAATCCTGTGTGTCTCCCTGTGTGAGGTGCACTTGAATGAGAGACTGCAGGGGCCGCGGTGCATGTGACCCTGTACATCTGAGTGTGCGTCTGTGTGGGGTCCGTGGGGCATTAGAGAAAGGGTGGTGGtccatgtttccttttttggggggtttttgtttgtttgtaaatggCGTGCTCTAGAACTGGGGATATGCATAGGTATGCAGGACTGTCTTTGTCAATGCAATGTGCTGAAATAGACACTTTTCTTTCAGTGCTGTAACATTGTGGCAGCATGGAGGGACACATATAGAGGGACACTCTATAGCAGCAGCATCTCTTTATGTCTGCTAGCTCTGTCTTAACTACAGTCAAATATAATATAGAACTTTTTTATCATGGCTTCTGCCTTATAGACTAAATATTTAGAAAGCAAACATGTTTAGACACTAatataagaaaaagaaacacacacacatgcatcttTCTACCGTTATCTCATTAATATAGCTTCAACCATCACAACTAAATTCCTAATCTTGGCAATTACCCCAGACCTACGCTACTggtcaaatgtttggacacaccttctcatttcatgcttttt from Acanthochromis polyacanthus isolate Apoly-LR-REF ecotype Palm Island chromosome 11, KAUST_Apoly_ChrSc, whole genome shotgun sequence includes the following:
- the LOC110961870 gene encoding lens fiber membrane intrinsic protein-like, which produces MYSFMGGGLFCAIVGNILLVVSTATDYWMQYRLSGNYAHQGLWRYCMSNKCYMQTDSIAYWNATRAFMILSGMSCFAGIIAGIMSFSHFSSFERFNRSFAAGIMFFVSTFFVLLGMAIYTGVTVNFLGRRFGDWRFSWSYILGWVAMLMTFFAGIFYICAYRMCECRRGTGPR